The proteins below come from a single Kitasatospora sp. NBC_00315 genomic window:
- a CDS encoding cellulose binding domain-containing protein has protein sequence MFTTRSRAALTATAVSCGLALTSLVGLGGSAAATTDAATADTYSWSNARIDGGGFVPDIIFNQTEKNLVYARTDIGGAYRQDPTTKKWIPLLDSVGWDDWNLDGVASLATDPVQTNRVYVAAGMYTNSWDPNNGAILRSTDKGATWARTALPFKVGGNMPGRGMGERLAVDPNNDKVLYFGAPSGNGLWRSTDYGVTWAQVSAFPNVGHYAPDPTDTNGYLSAEQGVLWVTFDKSSAAAGATTQTIYVGVADKDNSIYKSADGGTTWTRVAGQPTGFLPHKGVLDSVNGYLYIATSDTGGPYDGGKGDIWRYATATGVWTRISPLPSTDSGAYFGYSGLTIDRQHPNVLMATGYSSWWPDTQIYRSTDFGATWKPIWEYSSYPTRVDHYTMDVSSSPWLTWGANPSPPEETPKLGWMTEGLEIDPFNSDRMMYGTGATLYGTDNLTSWDAGSKITIKPVVQGLEETAVNDLISPPTGANLLSALGDIGGFRHTSLTTTPAMMYTSPNFTTSTSLDYAESNGNMVVRTGNLASGSTDKRIAFSNDNGADWYQANSEPAGTTGGGTVALASDGSRVLWAPDGGAVSSSTFGGNSWTASTGVPAGARVASDRINPKKFYAFSAGKFYTSTDGGLTFTASAATGLPATGNVRFKALTTTEGDVWLAGGAATAGAAYGLWHSTDSGATFTRVAAADQADSIGFGKPAPGRTYPAIYTSAKIGGVRGIFRSDDAGASWVRINNNAQQWGWTGATITGDPRVYGRVYIGTNGRGIIVGDTSATPPSPSASPSASASATPSPTASPSATASPTASPTATTSPTATTSPTSSGGCEITYAVSSQWGGGFGANVTVKNTGTAAINGWTLKWSYANGQQITSLWNGTYTQSGANVTVSSLGYNGTLAAGAGTSFGFNGSWTGSNTNPTAATLNGAACTVK, from the coding sequence ATGTTCACCACCCGGTCCAGAGCCGCTCTCACCGCCACGGCGGTCAGTTGCGGCCTGGCACTCACCTCGCTGGTCGGCCTGGGCGGCTCGGCCGCGGCCACCACCGACGCGGCGACCGCCGACACCTACAGCTGGAGCAACGCCAGGATCGACGGCGGCGGCTTCGTCCCGGACATCATCTTCAACCAGACCGAGAAGAACCTGGTCTACGCCCGCACCGACATCGGCGGCGCCTACCGCCAGGATCCCACCACCAAGAAGTGGATCCCGCTGCTCGACTCGGTCGGCTGGGACGACTGGAACCTCGACGGCGTCGCAAGCCTCGCCACCGACCCGGTGCAGACCAACCGCGTGTACGTCGCCGCGGGCATGTACACCAACAGCTGGGACCCGAACAACGGCGCGATCCTGCGCTCCACCGACAAGGGCGCGACCTGGGCCCGCACCGCGCTGCCGTTCAAGGTCGGCGGCAACATGCCGGGCCGCGGCATGGGCGAGCGACTGGCCGTCGACCCCAACAACGACAAGGTGCTCTACTTCGGCGCGCCCAGCGGCAACGGCCTCTGGCGCAGCACCGACTACGGCGTCACCTGGGCACAGGTCAGCGCGTTCCCCAACGTCGGCCACTACGCGCCCGACCCGACCGACACCAACGGCTACCTGAGCGCCGAGCAGGGCGTCCTCTGGGTGACCTTCGACAAGAGCTCGGCGGCCGCGGGCGCGACCACGCAGACCATCTACGTGGGCGTCGCCGACAAGGACAACAGCATCTACAAGTCGGCCGACGGCGGCACGACCTGGACCCGCGTCGCCGGGCAGCCCACCGGCTTCCTGCCGCACAAGGGCGTGCTCGACTCCGTCAACGGCTACCTCTACATCGCCACCAGCGACACCGGCGGCCCGTACGACGGCGGCAAGGGCGACATCTGGCGCTACGCCACCGCCACCGGCGTCTGGACGCGGATCAGCCCGCTGCCCTCCACCGACTCCGGCGCGTACTTCGGCTACAGCGGCCTGACGATCGACCGCCAGCACCCCAACGTCCTGATGGCGACCGGCTACAGCTCCTGGTGGCCGGACACCCAGATCTACCGCAGCACCGACTTCGGCGCGACGTGGAAGCCGATCTGGGAGTACAGCTCCTACCCGACCCGGGTCGACCACTACACGATGGACGTCTCCAGCTCCCCCTGGCTAACCTGGGGCGCGAACCCCAGCCCGCCGGAGGAGACCCCCAAGCTCGGCTGGATGACCGAGGGGCTGGAGATCGACCCGTTCAACTCCGACCGGATGATGTACGGCACCGGCGCCACGCTGTACGGCACCGACAACCTCACCTCCTGGGACGCCGGCAGCAAGATCACCATCAAGCCCGTCGTCCAGGGCCTGGAGGAGACCGCCGTCAACGACCTGATCAGCCCGCCGACCGGCGCCAACCTGCTCAGCGCCCTCGGAGACATCGGCGGGTTCCGGCACACCTCGCTGACCACCACCCCGGCGATGATGTACACCTCGCCGAACTTCACCACCAGCACCAGCCTCGACTACGCCGAGTCGAACGGGAACATGGTGGTGCGCACCGGCAACCTGGCCAGCGGCAGCACCGACAAGCGAATCGCGTTCTCCAACGACAACGGCGCCGACTGGTACCAGGCGAACAGCGAGCCCGCCGGCACCACCGGCGGCGGCACCGTGGCCCTGGCCTCGGACGGCAGCCGGGTGCTCTGGGCCCCGGACGGCGGCGCGGTGTCCTCGTCCACCTTCGGCGGCAACTCCTGGACGGCGTCCACCGGCGTCCCGGCCGGGGCGCGGGTCGCCTCCGACCGGATCAACCCGAAGAAGTTCTACGCCTTCTCCGCCGGGAAGTTCTACACCTCCACCGACGGCGGCCTGACCTTCACGGCCAGTGCCGCGACCGGCCTGCCGGCCACCGGCAACGTCCGCTTCAAGGCGCTGACCACCACCGAGGGCGACGTCTGGCTCGCCGGTGGCGCCGCCACCGCCGGTGCGGCGTACGGCCTGTGGCACTCCACCGACTCCGGTGCGACCTTCACCCGGGTCGCGGCGGCCGACCAGGCCGACAGCATCGGCTTCGGCAAGCCGGCCCCGGGCCGGACGTACCCGGCGATCTACACCAGCGCCAAGATCGGCGGCGTGCGCGGCATCTTCCGCTCGGACGACGCCGGCGCCAGCTGGGTCCGGATCAACAACAACGCCCAGCAGTGGGGTTGGACCGGCGCGACCATCACCGGTGACCCCCGGGTCTACGGCCGGGTGTACATCGGCACCAACGGGCGCGGCATCATCGTCGGCGACACCAGCGCCACGCCGCCGAGCCCCTCGGCCAGCCCGTCCGCCAGCGCCAGTGCGACGCCGTCGCCGACCGCCTCGCCCAGCGCGACGGCCAGCCCGACCGCGAGCCCGACCGCGACGACCAGCCCGACGGCCACCACCAGCCCGACGTCGTCGGGTGGTTGCGAGATCACCTACGCGGTCTCCAGCCAGTGGGGCGGCGGCTTCGGCGCCAACGTGACGGTGAAGAACACCGGCACCGCCGCGATCAACGGCTGGACCCTCAAGTGGTCCTACGCCAACGGCCAGCAGATCACCTCGCTGTGGAACGGCACCTACACCCAGTCGGGTGCCAACGTCACGGTGAGCAGCCTGGGTTACAACGGCACGCTGGCGGCCGGCGCCGGCACGTCCTTCGGCTTCAACGGCAGCTGGACGGGCTCCAACACCAACCCGACGGCGGCCACCCTGAACGGCGCGGCCTGCACCGTCAAGTAA
- a CDS encoding ArsR/SmtB family transcription factor, translating to MTEERRGSGDAVEGVLAALADPTRRLLLDLLAARGELTATALAEQLPVSRQAVVKHLAILDAAGLVRGGRVGREVRYEVRPAALDATARWMAALAGDWDRRLAGIKRVAEAAERAARGE from the coding sequence GTGACCGAGGAGCGGCGCGGCTCCGGCGACGCGGTCGAGGGCGTGCTCGCCGCGCTGGCCGATCCGACCCGCCGCCTGCTGCTCGACCTGCTCGCGGCGCGGGGCGAGCTCACGGCGACCGCGCTGGCGGAGCAACTGCCGGTCTCCCGGCAGGCGGTGGTCAAGCACCTCGCCATCCTGGACGCCGCCGGGCTGGTCCGCGGCGGCCGGGTCGGCCGTGAGGTGCGGTACGAGGTGCGGCCGGCGGCGTTGGACGCGACGGCGCGGTGGATGGCCGCGCTCGCGGGCGACTGGGACCGCCGGCTGGCCGGCATCAAGCGCGTCGCCGAGGCGGCGGAGCGCGCGGCGCGCGGGGAGTAG
- a CDS encoding SRPBCC domain-containing protein yields MSERRIECETLIEASVERVWSLVAEPGFWAAENAARPGTVAKEGESVVVTNPKFGEFPVRVEKVEPPTYLAYRWASAFPGEELREDNSTLVEFTLVAEGDKTRLRVVESGFAALAASEEVRRRAVESNTAGWPQVFDAVRARAEQSSV; encoded by the coding sequence ATGAGTGAGCGACGGATCGAGTGCGAGACCCTGATCGAGGCATCCGTGGAGCGGGTCTGGTCGCTGGTGGCCGAACCCGGCTTCTGGGCGGCCGAGAACGCGGCACGGCCCGGCACGGTGGCGAAGGAGGGCGAGTCGGTGGTGGTCACGAACCCCAAGTTCGGCGAGTTCCCGGTGCGGGTGGAGAAGGTCGAGCCGCCGACCTACCTGGCGTACCGCTGGGCCAGCGCGTTCCCGGGGGAGGAGCTGCGCGAGGACAACAGCACGCTCGTGGAGTTCACGCTGGTCGCGGAGGGCGACAAGACGCGGCTGCGGGTCGTCGAGAGCGGGTTCGCGGCACTGGCCGCGTCCGAGGAGGTGCGCCGCCGGGCGGTGGAGAGCAACACCGCCGGCTGGCCCCAGGTGTTCGACGCGGTCCGGGCGCGCGCCGAACAGTCGTCCGTGTGA
- a CDS encoding DUF397 domain-containing protein, with amino-acid sequence MFAPDLGGAVWRRSSFSGQGGDCVEVASGFPGLMPVRDSKNPDGPALVFPGAAWAAFVAGVKAGEFAAGH; translated from the coding sequence ATGTTTGCACCGGATCTTGGCGGCGCCGTGTGGCGAAGGAGCAGTTTCAGTGGTCAGGGCGGCGACTGCGTCGAGGTGGCCAGCGGTTTTCCGGGCCTCATGCCCGTCCGGGACTCCAAGAACCCCGACGGCCCCGCCCTGGTGTTCCCGGGCGCCGCGTGGGCCGCGTTCGTCGCCGGGGTCAAGGCGGGCGAGTTCGCGGCGGGCCACTGA
- a CDS encoding DUF5753 domain-containing protein, with protein sequence MPPRLCVIEGESALRIQVGGAAVMSQQLVRLSEMAEQPHIDLQILPDRAGAHAGLMGSFVLFSFPTSAFSDVVCVEHRTGTLYMETPDETNGYTLIFDSLRSIALSPADSLDMIARVRQEM encoded by the coding sequence GTGCCGCCTCGTCTCTGTGTGATTGAGGGAGAGTCGGCCCTTCGTATCCAGGTCGGTGGTGCCGCGGTCATGAGCCAGCAGCTCGTCCGGCTCTCCGAGATGGCTGAGCAACCGCACATCGATCTGCAGATCCTGCCGGACAGGGCCGGTGCGCATGCCGGGCTCATGGGGTCGTTCGTACTGTTCAGCTTTCCGACCTCCGCGTTCTCGGATGTCGTCTGTGTCGAACATCGAACGGGGACGCTCTACATGGAGACGCCGGACGAGACGAACGGGTACACCTTGATCTTCGACTCGCTCCGCTCAATCGCCTTGAGTCCGGCGGACAGTCTCGACATGATCGCTCGGGTACGGCAGGAGATGTAG
- a CDS encoding ATP-binding protein: protein MLTELVNNAVQHARTPQGRLVMIRFELRPGRLRVEVHDAGDTLPTARTAQPDDEDGRGLWLVERLSAGWGCRPREDGIGKLVWAALAPEAGDGR from the coding sequence GTGCTGACCGAGCTGGTCAACAACGCCGTGCAGCACGCCCGTACCCCGCAGGGGCGTCTGGTGATGATCCGGTTCGAACTCCGGCCCGGGCGACTGCGCGTCGAGGTCCACGACGCCGGGGACACCCTGCCGACCGCACGGACGGCGCAGCCGGACGACGAGGACGGCCGGGGACTGTGGCTGGTCGAGCGGCTCTCCGCCGGGTGGGGCTGCCGCCCGCGTGAGGACGGGATCGGAAAGCTCGTCTGGGCCGCGCTCGCTCCCGAGGCCGGTGACGGCCGGTGA
- the xylA gene encoding xylose isomerase, with the protein MTENSLTPTPDDKFTFGLWTVGWQGRDPFGDATRPALDPVTTVERLAGLGAYGVTFHDDDLIPFGSTDAEREGHIKRFRAALDANGLKVPMATTNLFTHPVFKDGAFTANDRDVRRYALRKTLRNIDLAAELGAEVYVAWGGREGAESGAAKDIRCALDRMKEAFDLLGSYVLEQGYDLRFAIEPKPNEPRGDILLPTIGHALAFIERLEHPELVGVNPETGHEQMAGLNFAHGIAQALWAGKLFHIDLNGQSGIKYDQDLRFGAGDLRQAFWLVDLLETAGYSGPRHFDFKPPRTEDFDGVWASAAGCMSNYLMLKERAAAFRADPEVQRALKASRLDELARPTLAEGESAAALLADRTAFEDFDVDAAAERGMAFEQLDQLAMEHLLGAR; encoded by the coding sequence GTGACCGAGAACAGCCTCACCCCCACCCCCGACGACAAGTTCACCTTCGGCCTCTGGACCGTGGGCTGGCAGGGCCGCGACCCGTTCGGCGACGCCACCCGTCCGGCCCTCGACCCGGTCACCACCGTGGAGCGGCTCGCCGGGCTCGGCGCCTACGGCGTGACCTTCCACGACGACGACCTGATCCCCTTCGGCTCGACCGACGCCGAGCGCGAGGGGCACATCAAGCGCTTCCGCGCCGCGCTGGACGCGAACGGCCTCAAGGTGCCGATGGCCACCACCAACCTCTTCACGCACCCGGTCTTCAAGGACGGCGCGTTCACCGCCAACGACCGCGACGTGCGCCGTTACGCGCTGCGCAAGACGCTGCGCAACATCGACCTCGCGGCCGAGCTCGGCGCCGAGGTCTACGTCGCCTGGGGCGGCCGCGAGGGTGCGGAGTCCGGCGCGGCCAAGGACATCCGCTGCGCGCTGGACCGGATGAAGGAGGCGTTCGACCTCCTCGGCTCCTACGTCCTGGAGCAGGGCTACGACCTGCGCTTCGCGATCGAGCCCAAGCCCAACGAGCCCCGTGGCGACATCCTGCTCCCCACCATCGGCCACGCCCTGGCGTTCATCGAGCGCCTGGAGCACCCGGAGCTGGTCGGCGTGAACCCGGAGACCGGCCACGAGCAGATGGCCGGCCTGAACTTCGCCCACGGCATCGCCCAGGCACTGTGGGCGGGCAAGCTCTTCCACATCGACCTCAACGGCCAGTCCGGTATCAAGTACGACCAGGACCTGCGCTTCGGCGCCGGAGACCTGCGCCAGGCCTTCTGGCTGGTCGACCTGCTGGAGACGGCCGGCTACAGCGGCCCGCGCCACTTCGACTTCAAGCCGCCGCGCACCGAGGACTTCGACGGTGTCTGGGCCTCCGCGGCCGGCTGCATGAGCAACTACCTGATGCTCAAGGAGCGCGCCGCCGCGTTCCGCGCCGACCCCGAGGTGCAGCGCGCCCTGAAGGCGTCCCGGCTGGACGAGCTGGCCCGGCCCACCCTGGCCGAGGGCGAGAGCGCGGCCGCGCTGCTGGCCGACCGCACCGCGTTCGAGGACTTCGACGTGGACGCGGCCGCCGAGCGCGGGATGGCCTTCGAGCAGCTCGACCAGCTCGCCATGGAGCACCTGCTCGGCGCCCGCTGA
- the xylB gene encoding xylulokinase, which produces MAQTARVVIGVDSSTQATKALAVDIDSGAVLGEGRAPHTVTGTGGARESDPEQWWAALGTALAGTGHAGSAEAVSVGGQQHGLVTLDPAGRPVRPAMLWNDVRAAPQARALVERLGAEEWARRVGSVPTAAFTIAKWAWLAATEPEAAGATAAVRLPHDYLTGRLTGGATTDRGDASGTGWWSGDGYDREILASVGLDTAKLPTVLAAGQRAGTALPGGPLRAGTPVAAGTGDNMAAALGLGLAPGRPVLSLGTSGTVYAVTEGRPADPTGTVAGFADALGGWLPLACTLNCTQAVDRVAALLGRDRADVEPGGSVVMLPFLDGERTPNLPDASGLLHGLRHDTTPGQILQAAYDGAAYALLAALDDVLKAGGQAADPDVPLLLIGGGAQGAAWRDTVRRLSGRAVQVPAAKELVALGAAAQAAALVTGERPDEVARRWRTADGPLHEPVPRDDAALARLADTLARAEPLLGSG; this is translated from the coding sequence ATGGCACAGACAGCACGCGTGGTGATCGGCGTGGACAGCTCCACCCAGGCCACCAAGGCCCTCGCCGTCGACATCGACAGCGGCGCCGTCCTCGGCGAGGGCCGCGCCCCGCACACCGTCACCGGCACCGGCGGCGCGCGGGAGAGCGACCCCGAGCAGTGGTGGGCGGCCCTGGGCACCGCGCTGGCCGGCACCGGGCACGCCGGCTCCGCCGAGGCGGTGTCGGTCGGCGGCCAGCAGCACGGCCTGGTCACCCTCGACCCCGCCGGCCGCCCGGTGCGCCCGGCCATGCTCTGGAACGACGTCCGCGCCGCCCCCCAGGCCCGGGCCCTGGTCGAGCGGCTCGGCGCCGAGGAGTGGGCCCGCCGGGTGGGCAGCGTCCCGACCGCCGCCTTCACCATCGCCAAGTGGGCCTGGCTGGCGGCCACCGAGCCCGAGGCCGCCGGCGCCACCGCCGCCGTACGGCTGCCGCACGACTACCTCACCGGCCGGCTCACCGGCGGCGCGACCACCGACCGGGGGGACGCCTCCGGCACCGGCTGGTGGAGCGGGGACGGCTACGACCGGGAGATCCTGGCCTCGGTCGGGCTCGACACGGCGAAGCTGCCGACCGTCCTGGCGGCCGGGCAGCGCGCGGGCACGGCGCTCCCCGGCGGGCCGCTGCGCGCGGGCACCCCCGTGGCGGCCGGCACCGGCGACAACATGGCGGCGGCCCTCGGGCTCGGCCTCGCCCCGGGCCGCCCCGTCCTGAGCCTCGGCACCTCGGGCACGGTCTACGCCGTCACCGAGGGCCGGCCCGCCGACCCCACCGGCACCGTGGCCGGCTTCGCGGACGCGCTCGGGGGCTGGCTGCCGCTGGCCTGCACGCTCAACTGCACCCAGGCCGTGGACCGGGTCGCCGCCCTGCTCGGCCGCGACCGCGCCGACGTCGAACCCGGCGGGAGCGTCGTCATGCTGCCCTTCCTGGACGGCGAGCGCACGCCCAACCTGCCCGACGCCTCGGGCCTGCTGCACGGACTGCGCCACGACACCACCCCCGGACAGATCCTGCAGGCCGCCTACGACGGCGCCGCCTACGCGCTGCTGGCCGCGCTGGACGACGTCCTGAAGGCCGGCGGCCAGGCGGCCGACCCGGACGTCCCGCTCCTGCTGATCGGCGGCGGGGCGCAGGGCGCGGCCTGGCGCGACACCGTGCGCCGGCTCTCCGGCCGGGCCGTCCAGGTGCCCGCCGCCAAGGAGCTGGTCGCGCTCGGCGCCGCCGCCCAGGCCGCCGCCCTGGTCACCGGCGAGCGCCCGGACGAGGTGGCCCGGCGCTGGCGGACGGCGGACGGCCCGCTGCACGAGCCGGTGCCGAGGGACGACGCGGCGCTGGCCAGGCTCGCGGACACCCTGGCGCGGGCCGAACCGCTGCTCGGGAGCGGGTGA
- a CDS encoding YhjD/YihY/BrkB family envelope integrity protein encodes MERGPGGRGRPVITDTVARLQRMRHTAETRLPVITRVVARLLQVNVFEAATRLAAQCFLTAVPLLFVVGSIAPQSFSDRVVSSLRSALGLHGGSVDQLRQVYQPHDAEVRQAVGAVGAVMVLLSATAFSRAMQRVCERAWQMPKAGARVVAWRWVVWVASLLAILALQGPLRDGFGVGQVLGLPLTLASSVLIWWWTQHLLLGGRLPWLPLLPGALLAGGAMVALSFTARLYIPRALNRSLADYGSLGPVFTVLSWLIAVCAAITVCLTVGAVVAQEPLAARYLGTPPEAMPPPATPPMPPPMPPPATPPAATPPSATPGSPPPPPSPPSPPSPPAPPMPSVESGPVVGS; translated from the coding sequence GTGGAGCGCGGACCCGGCGGGCGGGGCCGCCCGGTGATCACCGACACGGTCGCGCGACTCCAGCGGATGCGGCACACCGCCGAGACCCGGTTGCCGGTGATCACCCGGGTGGTCGCCCGGCTGCTGCAGGTCAACGTCTTCGAGGCCGCGACCCGGCTGGCGGCGCAGTGCTTCCTCACCGCCGTCCCGCTGCTGTTCGTGGTGGGCTCGATCGCGCCGCAGAGCTTCTCCGACCGCGTGGTGAGCTCGCTCCGTTCGGCCCTCGGGCTGCACGGCGGATCGGTCGACCAGCTCCGTCAGGTGTACCAGCCCCACGACGCCGAGGTGCGCCAGGCCGTAGGCGCGGTGGGCGCGGTGATGGTCCTGCTGTCCGCGACGGCGTTCAGCCGCGCGATGCAGCGGGTCTGCGAACGGGCCTGGCAGATGCCCAAGGCCGGCGCCCGGGTGGTGGCCTGGCGCTGGGTGGTCTGGGTGGCGTCGCTGCTGGCCATCCTGGCTCTGCAGGGGCCGCTGCGGGACGGGTTCGGGGTGGGCCAGGTGCTGGGCCTGCCGCTCACCCTGGCCTCCAGCGTCCTGATCTGGTGGTGGACGCAGCATCTGCTGCTGGGCGGCCGGCTGCCATGGCTGCCGCTCCTGCCCGGAGCACTGCTGGCCGGGGGCGCGATGGTCGCACTGTCGTTCACCGCGCGGCTCTACATCCCCAGGGCGCTCAACCGCAGCCTGGCCGACTACGGCTCGCTGGGCCCGGTGTTCACGGTGCTGTCCTGGCTGATCGCGGTGTGTGCGGCGATCACCGTCTGTCTCACCGTCGGAGCCGTCGTCGCGCAGGAGCCGCTGGCGGCCCGCTACCTCGGCACCCCGCCGGAGGCCATGCCCCCGCCCGCGACCCCGCCGATGCCCCCGCCGATGCCCCCGCCCGCGACCCCGCCCGCCGCGACACCCCCGTCCGCGACGCCGGGGTCACCTCCGCCGCCGCCGTCACCCCCGTCACCCCCGTCGCCCCCGGCCCCACCGATGCCGTCGGTGGAGTCGGGGCCGGTCGTCGGATCCTGA
- a CDS encoding metallophosphoesterase, which translates to MTPDPASGPTDRPRTGGRLLAVSDLHVSYQENRAIVEDIHPTTPDDWLLVAGDIGERSADIEWVLGLLAERFAKVVWVPGNHELWTHDSDPVTLRGEPRYLHLVEICRRLGVLTPEDPYEVFTGQGGPVRVAPLFLLYDYTFRPPGTRTKEEALAYAYNTGVVCNDEFLLHPDPYPTRDDWSRARVAATEQRLAACPPEVPLVLVNHYPLVREPLDILRYPEFAQWCGTEATADWHTRFPVAVMVYGHLHIPRTTWHDGVRFEEVSLGYPREWRARPVRRPLLREILPAGVQPEPLPGR; encoded by the coding sequence ATGACGCCCGACCCCGCAAGCGGTCCGACGGACCGGCCCAGGACCGGCGGCCGCCTGCTGGCGGTGAGCGACCTGCACGTCTCCTACCAGGAGAACCGTGCGATCGTCGAGGACATCCACCCCACCACCCCCGACGACTGGCTGCTGGTGGCCGGCGACATCGGGGAGCGGAGCGCCGACATCGAGTGGGTGCTCGGCCTGCTCGCCGAGCGGTTCGCCAAGGTGGTGTGGGTCCCCGGCAACCACGAGCTGTGGACGCACGACAGCGACCCGGTCACCCTGCGCGGCGAGCCGCGCTATCTGCACCTGGTGGAGATCTGCCGGCGGCTCGGTGTCCTCACTCCCGAGGATCCGTACGAGGTCTTCACCGGTCAGGGCGGTCCGGTCCGGGTGGCGCCGCTCTTCCTGCTGTACGACTACACCTTCCGGCCGCCCGGTACCCGGACGAAGGAGGAGGCGCTCGCCTACGCCTACAACACCGGGGTGGTCTGCAACGACGAGTTCCTGCTGCATCCCGACCCGTACCCGACCCGGGACGACTGGAGCCGGGCCCGGGTGGCGGCGACCGAGCAGCGGCTGGCGGCCTGCCCGCCGGAGGTGCCGCTGGTGCTGGTCAACCACTATCCGCTGGTGCGCGAGCCGCTGGACATCCTGCGCTACCCGGAGTTCGCGCAGTGGTGCGGCACCGAGGCCACCGCCGACTGGCACACCCGCTTCCCGGTCGCGGTGATGGTCTACGGGCATCTGCACATCCCCCGGACCACCTGGCACGACGGGGTGCGCTTCGAGGAGGTCTCGCTCGGTTACCCGCGCGAGTGGCGGGCCCGGCCGGTCCGGCGGCCGCTGCTGCGCGAGATCCTGCCGGCAGGCGTCCAGCCGGAGCCGCTCCCCGGGCGCTGA
- a CDS encoding WXG100 family type VII secretion target, producing MSGNSRHGSTHAPPRPHDPPPAPHQPPHNPPQAAPQPGPHPPTPAPDRPGPHPPRSEPTPGPDPDPNREPDPTPPGEDGPADPRQGWFSGFAQQAGEKVRDSAADKAGEWVSGKVFGSPEGEGAEGEAGEPGGAAGGLGGIGGAVGAEAGAAAGAGAGAGAVGPYPVNGPVGTVGTYPGSRPTVGPLLPSSAAYRWTTAQPPAPMTPLEEAQHAKRDGLGGMLDEAVVYALEKSGLLDMLEKVTGNLAELNAAADDWQAQAKAVQNVAEGLRSGARSLPGQWEGAASDAFGTRMGEVVEALDGTAEEMQQTASILNKCAKECALAEGMVVEIISEAIEVLIASLAAEAVIAVFTAGIGLIADALLTEGEIAVYVARVARVSTELATKLEKLLLELKKLGQAVKAVRSVETAKNAMAAFKDVKAAAAEIREFEEGGDGLLKAGKDALQGGGYDALKDAAARAAVKKADGYVTGKAEDAFNNALGLGDTERSEDLSAGGLAKAAGSGAWGAAKEGLTDETNTSAVKDALLHGVGVQTEPEPYRVDAGRIQQAFG from the coding sequence GTGAGCGGCAACTCGCGCCACGGATCCACGCACGCCCCGCCGAGGCCGCACGACCCGCCGCCGGCGCCGCACCAGCCGCCGCACAACCCGCCGCAGGCAGCCCCGCAGCCCGGTCCGCACCCGCCGACCCCGGCCCCCGATCGGCCCGGCCCGCACCCGCCACGGTCGGAGCCCACCCCGGGCCCCGATCCGGACCCGAACCGGGAGCCCGATCCGACGCCTCCCGGCGAGGACGGCCCCGCCGACCCCCGGCAGGGCTGGTTCTCGGGCTTCGCCCAGCAGGCCGGCGAGAAGGTCCGTGACTCGGCGGCCGACAAGGCCGGCGAGTGGGTCTCCGGCAAGGTGTTCGGCTCTCCCGAGGGCGAGGGCGCCGAGGGTGAGGCAGGGGAACCCGGTGGTGCGGCCGGTGGCCTCGGCGGCATCGGTGGTGCGGTCGGCGCGGAGGCCGGCGCGGCCGCCGGTGCCGGTGCCGGTGCCGGTGCCGTGGGCCCGTACCCGGTCAACGGTCCGGTCGGCACCGTGGGCACCTACCCCGGCAGCAGGCCGACGGTCGGCCCCCTGCTGCCCTCCAGCGCGGCCTACCGCTGGACCACGGCGCAGCCCCCGGCGCCGATGACCCCGCTGGAGGAGGCGCAGCACGCCAAGCGGGACGGGCTCGGCGGCATGCTGGACGAGGCCGTCGTCTACGCGCTGGAGAAGTCCGGTCTGCTGGACATGCTGGAGAAGGTCACCGGCAACCTCGCCGAGCTGAACGCCGCCGCGGACGACTGGCAGGCCCAGGCGAAGGCCGTGCAGAACGTGGCGGAGGGGCTGCGCTCCGGCGCCCGGTCGCTGCCCGGGCAGTGGGAGGGCGCCGCCTCGGACGCGTTCGGCACGCGGATGGGCGAGGTGGTCGAGGCGCTCGACGGCACCGCCGAGGAGATGCAGCAGACGGCCTCGATCCTCAACAAGTGCGCCAAGGAGTGCGCGCTCGCCGAGGGCATGGTGGTCGAGATCATCAGCGAGGCGATCGAGGTGCTGATCGCCTCGCTCGCGGCGGAGGCCGTGATCGCCGTCTTCACGGCCGGCATCGGCCTGATCGCGGACGCCCTGCTCACCGAGGGCGAGATCGCCGTCTACGTCGCTCGGGTCGCCCGGGTCTCCACCGAACTGGCCACCAAGCTGGAGAAGCTCCTGCTGGAGCTCAAGAAGCTGGGCCAGGCGGTCAAGGCGGTCCGCAGCGTGGAGACCGCCAAGAACGCGATGGCCGCGTTCAAGGACGTCAAGGCCGCGGCCGCGGAGATCCGGGAGTTCGAGGAGGGCGGTGACGGCCTCCTCAAGGCCGGCAAGGACGCCTTGCAGGGCGGGGGCTACGACGCGCTCAAGGACGCCGCGGCCCGGGCCGCGGTCAAGAAGGCCGACGGGTACGTCACGGGGAAGGCGGAGGACGCCTTCAACAACGCGCTCGGTCTGGGTGACACGGAGCGGTCCGAGGACCTCAGTGCCGGCGGCCTCGCCAAGGCGGCCGGCTCGGGGGCCTGGGGTGCGGCGAAGGAGGGACTGACGGACGAGACCAACACCTCCGCCGTCAAGGACGCCCTGCTGCACGGTGTCGGCGTGCAGACCGAGCCCGAGCCGTACCGCGTCGACGCGGGCCGGATCCAGCAGGCCTTCGGCTGA